The following are encoded in a window of Labrus bergylta chromosome 16, fLabBer1.1, whole genome shotgun sequence genomic DNA:
- the ppp1r35 gene encoding protein phosphatase 1 regulatory subunit 35: MSQYFILVRVDLTSPALKIHHTHLKPRPLETTQQSDQSQPKPCLQGQTGRKVRYKEPVVVTVTPEPHITVNRGTPPEQPIRGQRRSRGRHHEFSEKQVEPSPALSNPNPGCLERAELNTTLALKAELQSLQGAEFNTRRVVQETIQRSERTKNLINTRATEEVNVSRSQVLFSSLVSVDVLEDQLISQVYQERLPLALTHDNKAQDVPSLFPLMRSLLLRQKPLPMEEGPISDTLRPQRHPTCSTFDLYRRRSRCEATP, translated from the exons ATGAGTCAGTATTTCA TACTCGTGCGCGTGGACTTAACCAG CCCCGCCCTGAAGATTcaccacacacacctgaagccccgcccactggaaacaactcagcagagtGACCAATCACAGCCAAAGCCCTGCCTACAAGGCCAGACAGGCAGAAag GTGCGTTATAAAGAGCCGGTGGTTGTCACGGTAACTCCAGAGCCTCACATCACAGTGAACAGGGGGACACCGcctgagcagccaatcagaggtcaGAGAAGGAGCAGAGGACGTCACCATG AATTCTCGGAAAAGCAAGTGGAGCCTTCTCCTGCACTATCCAATCCAAATCCAGGCTGCCTTGAAAGGGCGGAGCTAAACACCACTCTGGCTCTGAAGGCGGAGCTTCAGTCCCTGCAG ggggcggagtTCAACACCCGGAGGGTCGTTCAGGAGACTATACAGCGATCAGAGAGAACTAAAAACCTGATCAATACTCGAGCTACtgaag aAGTGAATGTGTCTCGCTCTCAGGTTCTCTTCAGCTCATTGGTCAGCGTGGATGTTCTGGAGGATCAGCTGATCAGTCAGGTGTATCAGGAGAGGCTGCCACTGGCCCTAACCCATGACAACAAGGCACAAGATGTCCCCTCCCTCTTCCCCTTAATGAGATCTCTTCTTCTTAGACAAAAGCCCCTCCCCATGGAGGAGGGACCAATCAGTGACACGCTCCGCCCACAAAGACATCCGACATGTTCAACGTTTGACCTTTACAGAAGAAGGTCACGCTGTGAGGCCACACCCTGA